DNA sequence from the Oscillospiraceae bacterium genome:
AAATGCAGAATTTGAATGGATTTTTCCTTCTCGGTTTTGACCTTCTCGATCTCCTCGTCGGTGACAACGACGTATTTGTCCCTGTCGTATTCAAATCCCTTCACGATATCCTCCGAAGCCAGCTCTTTTCCGCAGTGTGCGCAGGTCTTTTTATACCGGATGCGGCTATTGTCTTCTTTGTGCAGCTGGTTGAAATGGATGTCGTTGTCCTGTGTGGCCGTGAACATCGCGATCGGAATTGCAACCATGCCGAATGTGATAACCGATTTGTGTGATACCAAAATAAACACCTCCCCGCGTTATTGTCTCCGATTGGTTGTTTTTATATGATTTCGGAAAGCTTGAGAAATTTTTCATAATCCCCTTGACATATTCCTTATTATTACCTATAATGCCTTTATAGGTCATTTTAAGGAGTGTTAAAAATGTCTGAAATCTATTACACCGTTGAAAAAATCTCGGAGCTGCTCTCCATCCACCCCAAGACCATTCAGCGTTACATCCGCGAGGGTAAGCTGGGCGCCAATAAGATCGGTAAAAGCTGGCGTGTGACCGGCCACGATTTGAGCGTCTTTTTAGAGCAGAACCGCCCAAACGAAGAAAAAAGAGAACCATCCGAAACCCGCGTCGAGGTCTCGGCGGTCGTCGATATGGAATGCACAGAAGACGAGGCCACCCGCATCTCCAATCTGCTCAACGGCGCACTGCATTCCAAGCCTCCGGAATACGGGCGCTGCTCCATGCACGCCCAGTATATCCCCGATCAAAACAAACTCCGCATATCCCTTTGGGGCGGTATCGAATTTACCGAAGCCGTGATCGCCTCGATCGCCGAATTGACACGAAATCCCGAATAAAGGAGTGAACAATATGTCATCCGTCCGAGTATTTAAATCCGAAGAAAGCAAAAACGCCATTCGTACCCGTTATAATCAAATCTTATCCGCATTCCCGTTCAGGCAGCGGTATGTTGACACGCCGTTTGCAAAGACGTTTCTGCTCGAATGCGGCAGTCCCGAAAACCCGCCGTTGATTCTCCTGCACGGTTCATGCAGCAACAGCGCATTCTGGTTTTCCGAAATCATGGCGCTGTCGGCTCAATTCCATGTGTTTGCCGCCGACATCCCCGGCGAAGCCGGAAACACCGAGGAAAATCGCCTTAATCTCAGGTCGGACGATTATGCCGATTGGCTGAAAGCGGTTTTCGATGCGCTCTCAATCAAGCAAGCGGTTGTTATGGGTAATTCGCTGGGCAGCTGGATGGCTTTGAAATTCGCCGTTAAATACCCGGAATATGTATCAAAATTGATTATCATCGCCCCGTCGGGATTGTCACATCAAAATGATAAAATACTCGAAAAAGCAAAACAGTCCGCTCAACAAAACGAAGATCTTACCATAGATTCTTCAATCTCACAGGGTATCGAACTGCCGAAAGAGGTCTTGGAGTTCATCAACCTGATCGGTGCCGGATATTACCCGATCACAGAAGAACTGCCCGCCTTTTCGGACGAACAGCTCAAACGGCTCACCATGCCGGTTTTATTCGTTGCAGGCAAACTCGACGTTATGGTCGACGCCCCCGCCGCCGCAAAACGGCTGGGAAACCTGCTTCCCCACGCCGAAATCCGCCTGCTTGAAAACATCGGTCATATGGTTTTAAACGCCCTCGAATATATTATCCCGTTTGCCGCAAAATGAATATAATAATTCAAGCAATACAAAAGGGGCGCCTCAAGCGCCCCTTTTGGTTTATGAAACCGGCGATTCCCCATCCTCCAAGTGCATAATTTCAGGAAGTGACATTCCGACAAAAGCCTGAACGATTTCCGGATCAAAAAATGTTCCGGCGCAACGTTTTAATTCTTCTAGGGCTGCTTCGTGGTCTATCTTATTCCGATAACTTCTGTCGTTTGTCATCGCATCATAGGCATCGGCAACCGCAATAATTCTTGAAGCCTGCGGGATCTCATAGCCCTTTAATCCGCTTGGATACCCCGACCCGTCAAAGCGCTCGTGATGTGAAAGCACAACGTCGTCAATGTCTTGAAACTCAATTGTATTTTCTAAAATCCCGGCGCCCTTTGCCGGATGCAATTTCATAACTTCCCATTCATTTCGGGTCAAAATACCGATCTTATTTAAAATCCGCTCGTCAATTCCGATCTTGCCGATATCATGCAAAAATCCCGCGACCCGGATTTTATCAATTGTCCGCTGATCCAAGTTCATTCTTTTAGCGATTGCCTCACTGATTCTGCCGACCCGATCCGAGTGTTGTTTTTCCCGTTCGCTTTTTGCAAACAACGTCTCCATAATCACCTTAACCGCATTGCTT
Encoded proteins:
- a CDS encoding helix-turn-helix domain-containing protein; its protein translation is MSEIYYTVEKISELLSIHPKTIQRYIREGKLGANKIGKSWRVTGHDLSVFLEQNRPNEEKREPSETRVEVSAVVDMECTEDEATRISNLLNGALHSKPPEYGRCSMHAQYIPDQNKLRISLWGGIEFTEAVIASIAELTRNPE
- a CDS encoding alpha/beta hydrolase; amino-acid sequence: MSSVRVFKSEESKNAIRTRYNQILSAFPFRQRYVDTPFAKTFLLECGSPENPPLILLHGSCSNSAFWFSEIMALSAQFHVFAADIPGEAGNTEENRLNLRSDDYADWLKAVFDALSIKQAVVMGNSLGSWMALKFAVKYPEYVSKLIIIAPSGLSHQNDKILEKAKQSAQQNEDLTIDSSISQGIELPKEVLEFINLIGAGYYPITEELPAFSDEQLKRLTMPVLFVAGKLDVMVDAPAAAKRLGNLLPHAEIRLLENIGHMVLNALEYIIPFAAK